A stretch of the Limisphaera ngatamarikiensis genome encodes the following:
- a CDS encoding AraC family transcriptional regulator, with translation MTTRRMVQDPAQARHGVAGPPAFFSTQVRGARRFYGDLAPNRRAGLVVVCGGREECMPTYRIHRTDFPFYSLEYVVAGRGQLALQGVRTGLEPGDVFSYGPGVAHEIETSAETPLVKYFVDFAGRGARGLLRRCGLWPPRLVRVHPPTALQGLFEELIEAGLTSGRAGGVMARLLLECLSWKLGVMSTVPASSSPRAFLTWQRCCALIQEEHARLRSVADVARACHVDAAYLCRLFRRFSGQTPYEYLLRRKLEAAAARLSEPGALVKEVALEAGFSDPFHFSRVFKRVFGVAPSVFRAWRAGVGRVGDG, from the coding sequence TTGACCACGAGACGGATGGTGCAGGATCCGGCCCAGGCGAGGCATGGGGTGGCGGGGCCGCCCGCATTCTTTTCGACCCAGGTGAGGGGGGCGCGGCGGTTTTACGGGGATTTGGCTCCCAACCGGCGGGCGGGGCTGGTGGTGGTTTGTGGTGGGCGGGAGGAGTGCATGCCGACCTATCGGATTCATCGGACGGATTTTCCTTTCTACTCGCTGGAGTACGTGGTGGCGGGTCGGGGCCAGCTGGCATTGCAGGGTGTGCGGACGGGGTTGGAGCCGGGGGATGTGTTCTCCTACGGACCGGGCGTGGCTCATGAGATCGAAACCTCGGCGGAGACGCCGCTGGTGAAGTATTTTGTGGATTTTGCGGGGCGCGGCGCGCGAGGGTTGTTGCGGCGGTGCGGCCTGTGGCCGCCGCGGCTGGTGCGCGTGCATCCGCCGACGGCTTTGCAGGGGTTGTTTGAGGAGCTGATTGAGGCGGGTTTGACCTCGGGGCGGGCTGGCGGGGTGATGGCGCGTCTTCTGCTGGAATGTTTGAGCTGGAAGCTCGGGGTGATGTCCACTGTGCCTGCGTCCTCCTCGCCACGGGCGTTTCTGACCTGGCAGCGGTGTTGTGCCCTGATCCAGGAGGAGCATGCCCGGCTGCGCAGTGTGGCTGACGTGGCCCGGGCGTGTCATGTGGACGCCGCTTATTTGTGCCGGTTGTTCCGCAGGTTTTCCGGTCAAACGCCGTATGAGTACCTGCTGCGGCGGAAGCTGGAGGCTGCGGCGGCGCGGTTGTCCGAGCCGGGTGCCCTGGTCAAGGAGGTGGCGTTGGAGGCTGGTTTCAGCGACCCTTTCCACTTTTCGCGCGTGTTCAAGCGTGTGTTCGGGGTGGCGCCCTCGGTGTTTCGGGCCTGGCGCGCGGGTGTGGGTCGGGTGGGGGACGGTTGA
- the sucC gene encoding ADP-forming succinate--CoA ligase subunit beta, with protein MNLHEYQAKQLLAARGVPVPAGGVCETAEQARAEAERLRAAGATQLVVKAQIHAGGRGKGVFVDGYRGGVKLVSTPGEAEAAARAMLGNVLITRQTGPAGRRVRKVLVAEAPEIRRELYVAVLLDRARGCPVVMASTEGGVEIEEVAARAPEKIVSEPVDPLLGWQAYQGRKLAVALGLTGAFLGAAVRCFEAIYRTWWECEASLVEINPFCVVAGPQGERLMAVDAKMALEDNALFRHPDLAALRDEGEESPLEVEAGRHHLNYIKLDGDIACLVNGAGLAMATMDIIKHYGGEPANFLDVGGGASVEQVTAAFRIIMQDPNVRAILVNIFGGIMDCDVIARGIVAAVRETGLRIPLVVRLEGNNVEAGRRTLAEAGLSLISADSMADAARKVVAAARGTGVGA; from the coding sequence ATGAATCTTCACGAGTACCAGGCAAAGCAATTGTTGGCGGCCCGGGGTGTTCCGGTGCCTGCGGGGGGTGTGTGTGAAACGGCCGAGCAGGCGCGGGCCGAGGCGGAGCGGTTGCGGGCTGCGGGCGCGACGCAGTTGGTGGTGAAGGCCCAGATTCACGCCGGCGGTCGGGGCAAAGGGGTTTTTGTGGACGGGTATCGGGGTGGGGTGAAGCTGGTCTCAACACCCGGGGAAGCGGAGGCGGCTGCGCGGGCGATGCTGGGCAACGTGCTGATCACGCGGCAGACCGGCCCGGCCGGTCGCAGGGTCCGCAAGGTCCTGGTGGCGGAAGCGCCGGAGATTCGGCGGGAATTGTACGTGGCGGTGCTGCTGGATCGGGCGCGTGGATGTCCGGTGGTCATGGCCAGCACCGAAGGGGGTGTGGAGATCGAGGAGGTGGCGGCGCGCGCTCCGGAGAAGATCGTGAGCGAGCCGGTGGACCCGCTGCTGGGGTGGCAGGCGTATCAGGGTCGAAAGCTGGCGGTGGCGCTGGGGTTGACGGGTGCGTTTCTGGGTGCGGCGGTGCGTTGTTTCGAGGCGATTTACCGGACCTGGTGGGAGTGTGAGGCGTCCCTGGTGGAGATCAACCCGTTTTGCGTGGTGGCGGGTCCGCAGGGGGAGCGGCTGATGGCCGTGGACGCCAAGATGGCGCTGGAGGACAATGCGTTGTTCCGGCATCCGGACCTTGCGGCGTTGCGGGATGAAGGTGAGGAGTCGCCCCTGGAGGTGGAGGCCGGCCGACACCATTTGAATTACATCAAGTTGGACGGGGACATTGCGTGCCTGGTCAACGGGGCCGGCCTGGCCATGGCCACCATGGACATCATCAAGCATTACGGGGGTGAACCGGCCAACTTTCTGGACGTGGGGGGTGGCGCGAGCGTGGAGCAGGTGACCGCTGCGTTTCGGATCATCATGCAGGATCCGAACGTGAGGGCGATTCTGGTGAACATTTTTGGCGGGATCATGGATTGCGACGTGATTGCGCGTGGGATTGTGGCGGCGGTGCGGGAGACGGGGTTGCGGATTCCGCTGGTGGTGCGGTTGGAGGGGAACAATGTGGAGGCGGGCCGGCGCACGTTGGCGGAGGCCGGGCTGTCGTTGATCAGCGCCGATTCGATGGCGGATGCGGCGCGGAAGGTGGTGGCGGCGGCCCGGGGCACGGGGGTTGGGGCGTGA
- a CDS encoding NAD-dependent epimerase/dehydratase family protein has translation MIIDTKRVVEPDPPLQPDDLLVITGAGGFIGGNLVRYFRKKGFRRIRAVDKKPLPQWYIREPGVENLCLDLSIEENCRRAVEGAVEVYNLAADMGGMGFIERYRVECLRSILINTHLIESAWRAGVRRYFFSSSACAYNIQLQQDPNARALKESDAYPAWPERGYGWEKLMSEIFCQEYWAERGLKTFIARFHNVYGPYGTWDGGREKAPAAICRKVIEAIDRGDLRITIWGDGRQTRSFMYIDDCVYGIDRIMHCDELIATPINLGSSELVSINDLVSLVEKIAGVTLKREYDLNAPRGVAGRNSDNTFIKKVLGWEPSTPLEQGLRVTYHWIKEQYEARKQGRHVVE, from the coding sequence ATGATCATCGATACCAAACGCGTCGTGGAACCGGATCCGCCCCTGCAACCGGATGACCTTCTCGTCATCACCGGTGCCGGCGGCTTCATCGGCGGCAACCTCGTCCGTTACTTCCGCAAAAAGGGATTTCGCCGAATCCGTGCGGTGGACAAGAAGCCCCTGCCCCAGTGGTATATCCGGGAGCCGGGTGTCGAAAACCTCTGCCTCGACCTCAGCATCGAGGAAAATTGCCGTCGCGCCGTCGAAGGGGCCGTTGAGGTGTACAACCTGGCCGCCGACATGGGCGGCATGGGCTTCATCGAACGCTACCGCGTCGAGTGTCTCCGCTCCATCCTCATCAACACCCACCTCATCGAGTCGGCCTGGCGCGCCGGCGTCCGCCGCTACTTCTTCTCCAGCTCCGCCTGCGCCTATAACATCCAGCTCCAGCAGGATCCCAACGCCCGCGCCCTCAAGGAGTCCGATGCCTACCCCGCCTGGCCCGAACGCGGCTACGGATGGGAAAAGCTCATGAGCGAAATCTTCTGCCAGGAATACTGGGCCGAACGGGGCCTCAAAACCTTCATCGCCCGGTTCCACAACGTCTACGGCCCCTACGGCACCTGGGACGGCGGCCGCGAAAAGGCCCCCGCCGCCATCTGCCGGAAGGTCATCGAAGCCATCGACCGCGGCGACCTGCGCATCACCATCTGGGGCGACGGCCGGCAAACCCGCAGTTTCATGTACATCGACGACTGCGTTTACGGCATCGACCGCATCATGCACTGCGACGAGCTCATCGCCACGCCCATCAACCTCGGCTCCAGTGAACTCGTCTCCATCAACGATCTGGTCTCCCTCGTCGAAAAAATCGCCGGCGTCACCCTCAAACGCGAATACGACCTGAACGCTCCCCGCGGCGTCGCCGGCCGCAACTCCGACAACACCTTCATCAAGAAGGTCCTCGGCTGGGAACCCAGCACGCCACTCGAACAGGGCCTGCGCGTTACCTACCACTGGATCAAGGAACAATACGAGGCCCGGAAACAGGGACGCCACGTCGTCGAATAA
- a CDS encoding alpha-L-fucosidase, protein MKTPITCTTRSQPRTPQVLTWIPLLGMALLTKLTAEEPVQLQIAGGPFLPTAESLSQYTCPDWFRDAKFGIWAHWGPQSVPMAGDWYARNLYVQGHRQYQHHLENYGHPSTNGWKDIIPLWRAEKFDPDRLMALYRRAGARYFVSMGVHHDNFDLWNSKHHRWNAVQMGPHRDIVGAWQQAARKYGLRFGVSEHLGASFTWFQTAKGSDKTGPLAGIPYDGNLREFWDLYHPPADPHDRGWYSTNRQWHLTWFRRIKDLVDTYQPDLLYTDGGIPFDGVGRSLVAHFYNTSIRQRGRLDVVYTCKNMGSGEFIPGAAIEDLERGVQPDIRPHPWQTDTSIGDWFYNRNWKYRPARWIIHMLVDIVSKNGNLLLNIVQRPDGSLDPEVEQTLEELAAWFAIHGPAIYGTRPWQVYGEGPTRVRGGHFREDYNFTSRDIRFTTKGSTLYAIALGWPEDGRIVIRALASVPGSPTNRIRSVYLLGHERPLRWTQDTNGLTVFLPARAPSLHTAALRISGSTLAPAPNFATTPPITPRPDGSFPLDADTADLHGSHIRIEQRAGKSNIGFWDRPDESVSWTLQIPGPARYHARLECAAAAGSSRISLQTETQTLTADIPATRSWDEFQTVELGTLTFDRPGTHKVELKPANAAAWRAVNVRILQLIPAP, encoded by the coding sequence ATGAAAACCCCGATCACCTGCACAACCCGCTCACAGCCACGAACACCCCAGGTTCTCACCTGGATCCCCTTGTTGGGCATGGCCCTCCTCACAAAGCTCACCGCCGAAGAACCCGTTCAACTCCAGATCGCCGGCGGCCCGTTCCTCCCCACAGCCGAGTCACTCAGCCAGTACACATGCCCGGACTGGTTCCGTGACGCCAAATTCGGCATCTGGGCCCATTGGGGCCCGCAATCAGTCCCCATGGCCGGTGACTGGTACGCACGAAACCTCTACGTCCAGGGCCATCGGCAATACCAGCATCACTTGGAAAACTACGGCCACCCCTCCACCAACGGCTGGAAGGACATCATCCCCCTCTGGCGTGCCGAGAAATTCGATCCCGATCGCCTCATGGCCCTCTACCGCCGCGCCGGCGCTCGTTACTTCGTCTCCATGGGCGTCCATCACGACAACTTCGACCTCTGGAACTCCAAACACCATCGCTGGAACGCCGTCCAAATGGGACCCCACCGCGACATCGTCGGCGCCTGGCAACAGGCCGCACGCAAATACGGCCTCCGATTCGGCGTATCCGAACACCTCGGCGCCAGCTTCACCTGGTTCCAAACCGCCAAGGGCAGCGACAAAACCGGTCCCCTCGCAGGCATCCCCTACGACGGCAACCTCAGGGAATTCTGGGACCTCTACCATCCGCCCGCCGACCCCCACGACCGCGGCTGGTATTCCACCAACCGACAATGGCACCTGACCTGGTTCCGACGCATCAAAGACCTCGTGGACACCTACCAACCCGATCTCCTCTACACCGATGGCGGTATCCCCTTCGACGGCGTCGGCCGCAGCCTCGTCGCCCATTTCTACAACACCAGCATTCGGCAGCGCGGCCGCCTCGACGTCGTTTACACCTGCAAGAACATGGGCTCCGGTGAGTTCATCCCCGGCGCCGCCATCGAGGACCTCGAACGCGGCGTGCAGCCGGACATCAGACCCCACCCGTGGCAAACCGACACCTCCATCGGCGACTGGTTCTACAACCGCAACTGGAAATACCGGCCCGCGCGCTGGATCATCCACATGCTGGTGGACATCGTCAGCAAAAACGGCAACCTCCTGCTCAACATCGTCCAGCGCCCCGACGGTTCCCTCGACCCCGAGGTCGAACAAACCCTCGAAGAACTGGCCGCCTGGTTTGCCATTCACGGCCCCGCCATCTACGGCACCCGCCCCTGGCAGGTTTACGGCGAAGGCCCCACCCGCGTCCGTGGCGGCCACTTCCGCGAAGATTACAACTTCACCTCCCGCGACATCCGGTTCACCACCAAGGGATCCACCCTCTACGCCATCGCGCTCGGCTGGCCGGAAGACGGCCGCATCGTGATCCGCGCCCTCGCCAGCGTCCCCGGTTCCCCCACCAACCGCATCCGATCCGTTTACCTGCTCGGACATGAGCGCCCCCTCCGTTGGACCCAGGACACCAACGGCCTCACCGTGTTCCTACCGGCCCGCGCCCCCTCACTCCACACGGCCGCCCTCCGCATCAGCGGCTCCACCCTGGCACCCGCGCCAAACTTCGCCACCACACCACCCATCACGCCCCGCCCCGACGGCTCCTTCCCACTCGACGCCGACACCGCCGACCTCCACGGCTCCCACATCCGCATCGAACAACGGGCCGGCAAATCCAACATCGGATTCTGGGACCGACCCGACGAATCCGTCTCATGGACCCTCCAGATCCCCGGCCCCGCCCGCTACCACGCCCGCCTCGAATGCGCAGCCGCCGCAGGCTCAAGCCGAATCTCCCTCCAAACCGAAACCCAAACCCTCACCGCCGACATCCCCGCCACCCGTTCGTGGGACGAATTCCAAACCGTGGAGCTCGGCACCCTCACGTTCGACCGCCCCGGCACCCACAAGGTCGAGCTGAAACCTGCCAACGCAGCTGCATGGCGCGCCGTCAACGTCCGAATCCTCCAACTCATCCCGGCGCCCTGA
- a CDS encoding citrate synthase: MSEQVEINVGGKVYTFPVVVGTEREKAIDIRELRNQTGYITLDEGYANTGSCCSAITFIDGEKGILRYRGIPIEELVEQSSFVEVAYLLIMGKLPTRAELQAFSNALTRNQMLHEDMKFHFEGFPPHAHPMAILSAMINAAGCYYPELLRPEVPNHFEEQAARLLSQVRTIAAFAYRKSRGLPFVYPKPQYKYAANFLHMMFSHPTEDVELKPEAVRALDLLFLLHADHEQNCSTSTVRMVASSGANLFACAAAGVCALWGPLHGGANQAVIEMLEEIHRSGDDGRKFLEEVKSRKSGRRLMGFGHRVYKNYDPRARIIKRHCDELLARLNRTDPLLDIAKRLEEAALQDEYFVERKLYPNVDFYSGIIMRALDIPVNMFPVIFAIGRMPGWIAHYREVVESPTRRIYRPRQVYVGPPLQHYVPIDQRG, translated from the coding sequence ATGAGCGAGCAAGTCGAGATCAATGTTGGGGGTAAGGTTTACACGTTCCCGGTCGTGGTGGGCACGGAGCGGGAGAAGGCGATTGATATCCGGGAACTGCGAAACCAGACCGGTTACATCACGTTGGACGAGGGTTACGCGAACACGGGATCGTGTTGCAGCGCGATCACGTTCATTGACGGTGAGAAGGGGATTCTGCGTTACCGGGGGATTCCGATCGAGGAGCTGGTGGAGCAGTCGTCGTTTGTGGAGGTGGCGTACCTGCTGATCATGGGGAAACTTCCGACACGGGCGGAGTTGCAGGCGTTCTCGAATGCCCTGACGCGGAACCAGATGCTGCATGAGGACATGAAGTTTCACTTTGAGGGTTTTCCGCCTCATGCGCATCCAATGGCGATTCTTTCGGCGATGATCAATGCGGCGGGTTGTTATTACCCGGAGCTGTTGCGGCCGGAGGTGCCGAATCACTTCGAGGAACAGGCGGCGCGGTTGTTGTCGCAGGTGCGGACCATTGCGGCGTTTGCCTATCGCAAGTCGCGCGGTTTGCCCTTCGTGTATCCGAAGCCGCAGTACAAGTATGCGGCCAATTTTCTGCACATGATGTTTTCGCATCCCACGGAGGACGTGGAGCTGAAGCCGGAGGCCGTCCGGGCGCTGGACCTGCTGTTTCTGCTGCATGCGGATCACGAGCAGAATTGCTCGACCTCGACGGTTCGGATGGTGGCGTCGAGCGGGGCGAACCTTTTTGCGTGTGCGGCGGCGGGGGTTTGCGCGTTGTGGGGGCCGTTACATGGCGGGGCGAACCAGGCGGTGATTGAGATGCTGGAGGAGATCCACCGGAGCGGGGATGACGGTCGGAAGTTTCTGGAGGAGGTGAAGAGCCGGAAGAGCGGTCGACGACTGATGGGGTTCGGGCATCGGGTGTACAAGAACTACGACCCCCGGGCACGCATCATCAAGCGGCACTGCGACGAGTTGCTGGCCAGGCTGAATCGGACCGATCCGCTGCTGGACATAGCCAAGCGATTGGAAGAGGCGGCGTTGCAGGACGAATACTTCGTGGAACGCAAGCTGTATCCCAATGTGGACTTTTACAGTGGCATCATCATGCGGGCGCTGGACATTCCGGTGAACATGTTTCCGGTGATTTTTGCGATTGGTCGGATGCCCGGTTGGATTGCGCACTACCGGGAGGTGGTGGAGTCGCCGACCCGGCGGATTTACCGGCCGCGTCAGGTGTATGTGGGGCCGCCGCTGCAACATTACGTGCCGATTGATCAGCGCGGTTGA
- a CDS encoding adenylyltransferase/cytidyltransferase family protein, which yields MNAPAPSRQPPPTRTASTHAAAVLVSGPFDDLRSHHVRFLQEAARRGPVTVLLWTDDAIVRFHGQPPRFPFPERLYLLKALRFVHNVVPVANPDHPDPSLLPTGPLLWIEPPFPEHQPPPPKHPNLETFRLAEADLAGFPLPEPLPADPRRKKVVVTGCYDWLHSGHVRFFEEVSALGNLYVVVGNDANVRALKGPGHPLQSQDERRYMVAAIRYVTETFISSGQGWLDADPEIRRLRPEIYAVNEDGDKGGKREYCAQMGIQYVVLKRTPAPGLPARSSTQLRGF from the coding sequence ATGAACGCCCCCGCACCATCCCGCCAACCACCACCAACCCGCACCGCCTCAACCCACGCGGCAGCCGTCCTCGTCTCGGGGCCCTTCGATGACCTCCGCTCCCATCACGTCCGCTTCCTCCAGGAAGCCGCCCGACGCGGCCCCGTAACCGTCCTGCTCTGGACTGACGACGCCATCGTCCGATTCCACGGACAACCACCCAGGTTCCCCTTCCCCGAACGACTCTACCTCCTGAAAGCCCTGCGATTCGTGCACAACGTCGTCCCCGTCGCCAACCCTGACCACCCGGATCCTTCCCTGCTCCCAACAGGTCCGCTCCTCTGGATCGAGCCCCCCTTCCCCGAACACCAGCCTCCGCCACCCAAACACCCGAACCTTGAGACCTTCCGCCTCGCGGAAGCCGACCTGGCCGGGTTCCCCCTCCCCGAACCGCTGCCCGCCGACCCCCGGCGCAAAAAGGTCGTCGTCACCGGTTGTTACGACTGGCTCCACTCGGGGCACGTCCGGTTTTTCGAAGAGGTCAGTGCCCTGGGCAACCTCTACGTCGTTGTCGGCAACGACGCCAACGTCCGCGCCCTCAAAGGCCCGGGCCACCCGCTCCAATCCCAGGACGAACGTCGCTACATGGTCGCTGCCATCCGATACGTCACCGAGACCTTCATCTCGTCAGGCCAGGGCTGGCTGGATGCCGACCCCGAGATCCGCCGCCTCCGTCCCGAGATCTACGCCGTCAATGAGGACGGCGACAAGGGAGGCAAACGCGAGTACTGCGCTCAAATGGGCATCCAATACGTCGTCCTCAAACGGACCCCCGCCCCCGGGTTGCCAGCCCGATCCAGCACCCAGCTCCGCGGATTCTGA
- the thiC gene encoding phosphomethylpyrimidine synthase ThiC produces the protein MIADPKTIEAQTDPAHTSQPMPKSRRVYVSGQLYPDIRVPMREIELSPTRRADGSLEVNEPVRVYDTSGPWGDPNFHGDVTRGLPPIRRPWILARGDVEEYEGRPLRPEDDGYLSEQHRQWARAKRQDDPGYRLEGLTAPRRKPLRASKGHPVTQLWYARQGIITPEMEFVAIRENMRLYNLKTLMAELSKDRVRDDLRKQHLGSAQQPNSPFTPSVFRRFPQRIPDEITPEFVRQEVAAGRAIIPANINHPELEPMIIGRNFLVKVNANIGNSAIASSIEEEVEKMRWAIQWGADTVMDLSTGKNIHATREWILRNSPVPIGTVPIYQALEKVGGKPEELSWEIFRDTLIEQAEQGVDYITVHAGVLLRFIPLTARRMTGIVSRGGSIMAKWCLAHHQENFLYTHWDELCEICAAYDIAFSIGDGLRPGSIADANDEAQFAELQVQGELTRRAWEHGVQVMNEGPGHIPMHLIEENMHKQLEWCGEAPFYTLGPLTTDIAPGYDHITSAIGAALIAWYGTAMICYVTPKEHLGLPNKKDVKDGVIAYKIAAHAADLAKGHPGAQYRDNALSKARFEFRWEDQFNLSLDPVTAREFHDATLPQEAAKSAHFCSMCGPQFCSMKITEDVRRYAAEHGLSEQEALRKGMEEKSRQFVEKGSELYTKA, from the coding sequence ATGATCGCGGACCCAAAAACCATCGAAGCCCAAACCGACCCGGCGCACACCAGCCAACCCATGCCCAAGTCCCGCCGCGTCTACGTGTCGGGCCAGCTCTACCCCGACATCCGCGTGCCCATGCGCGAAATTGAGCTCTCCCCCACCCGCCGCGCCGACGGCTCCCTCGAGGTCAATGAACCGGTCCGCGTCTACGACACCAGCGGCCCATGGGGCGACCCGAATTTCCACGGGGACGTCACCCGCGGCCTGCCCCCCATCCGCCGACCCTGGATCCTCGCCCGCGGCGACGTCGAAGAATATGAGGGCCGACCCCTCCGTCCGGAGGACGATGGCTACCTTTCCGAGCAACACCGTCAATGGGCCCGCGCCAAACGGCAGGACGACCCCGGCTACCGCCTCGAAGGCCTCACCGCCCCCCGCCGCAAACCCCTCCGCGCCTCCAAAGGCCACCCCGTCACCCAGCTCTGGTACGCCCGCCAGGGCATCATCACCCCGGAAATGGAGTTCGTCGCCATCCGCGAAAACATGCGGCTCTACAACCTCAAAACCCTCATGGCCGAACTCTCCAAAGACCGCGTCCGGGACGACCTCCGCAAACAACACCTCGGTTCCGCACAGCAGCCCAACTCGCCCTTCACCCCATCCGTCTTCCGCCGTTTCCCCCAGCGCATCCCCGACGAAATCACACCCGAATTCGTCCGCCAGGAAGTTGCCGCCGGCCGCGCCATCATCCCCGCCAACATCAACCACCCCGAACTCGAACCGATGATCATCGGCCGCAACTTCCTCGTGAAGGTCAACGCCAACATCGGCAACTCCGCCATCGCCTCCTCCATTGAAGAAGAGGTCGAGAAAATGCGCTGGGCCATCCAATGGGGCGCCGACACCGTCATGGACCTCTCCACCGGCAAAAACATCCACGCCACCCGCGAGTGGATTCTTCGCAACTCGCCCGTGCCCATCGGCACCGTCCCCATCTACCAGGCCCTCGAAAAAGTCGGCGGCAAACCCGAGGAGCTCTCCTGGGAGATCTTCCGCGACACCCTCATCGAACAGGCCGAACAGGGCGTGGACTACATCACCGTCCACGCCGGCGTCCTCCTGCGCTTCATCCCGTTGACCGCCCGCCGCATGACCGGCATCGTCTCGCGCGGCGGCTCCATCATGGCCAAGTGGTGCCTCGCCCATCACCAGGAAAACTTCCTCTACACCCACTGGGACGAACTCTGCGAAATCTGCGCCGCCTACGACATCGCCTTCTCCATCGGCGACGGCCTCCGACCCGGCTCCATCGCCGACGCCAACGACGAAGCCCAGTTCGCTGAACTCCAGGTCCAGGGCGAACTCACCCGCCGCGCCTGGGAACACGGCGTACAGGTCATGAACGAAGGCCCCGGCCACATCCCCATGCACCTCATCGAGGAAAACATGCACAAACAACTCGAATGGTGCGGTGAGGCGCCCTTCTACACCCTCGGCCCGCTCACCACCGACATCGCCCCCGGCTACGACCACATCACCAGCGCCATCGGCGCGGCCCTGATCGCCTGGTACGGCACGGCCATGATCTGCTACGTCACCCCCAAGGAACACCTCGGCCTGCCCAACAAGAAGGACGTCAAAGACGGCGTCATCGCCTACAAGATCGCCGCCCACGCCGCCGACCTCGCCAAGGGTCATCCCGGCGCGCAATACCGCGACAACGCGCTCTCCAAGGCGCGCTTCGAGTTCCGCTGGGAAGATCAGTTCAACCTCAGCCTCGATCCGGTCACCGCGCGCGAGTTTCACGACGCGACCCTGCCGCAGGAAGCCGCCAAATCGGCCCACTTCTGCAGCATGTGCGGCCCGCAGTTCTGCTCGATGAAGATCACCGAGGACGTGCGCCGCTACGCCGCCGAACACGGCCTCTCCGAACAGGAGGCCCTCCGGAAGGGCATGGAGGAAAAATCTCGCCAGTTCGTCGAGAAAGGCAGCGAGCTTTACACGAAAGCATAG
- the sucD gene encoding succinate--CoA ligase subunit alpha — translation MAILVGPETKVLIQGITGSFGARHAQLSLDYGTRVVAGVTPGKGGQVFRHKEHEVPVFDTVAEAVRETGATASVIFVPAPFAADAILEAADAGVEVVVCITEGIPVADMLRVKRALAGRRTRLIGPNCPGIVTPGDGPESRGGCRMGIAPGYIHRKGHVGVVSRSGTLTYEAVWQLTQRGVGQSTCVGIGGDPVPGMSHLDVVKMFVEDPDTHAIIMIGEIGGSAEEEAAAWIKEHCRKPVAAFIAGATAPPGRRMGHAGAIISGGKGTAAAKIEALRAAGVAVAPTPAEIADTLIRLL, via the coding sequence ATGGCGATTCTAGTCGGACCGGAAACGAAGGTATTGATTCAGGGGATTACGGGCAGTTTTGGCGCCCGGCACGCGCAGTTGTCGTTGGACTACGGCACGCGGGTGGTGGCGGGTGTGACCCCGGGCAAGGGCGGGCAGGTATTCCGCCACAAGGAACACGAGGTGCCGGTGTTTGACACGGTCGCGGAGGCGGTGCGGGAGACGGGTGCGACGGCATCAGTGATTTTTGTGCCGGCGCCGTTTGCGGCGGACGCGATTTTGGAGGCTGCGGATGCGGGTGTGGAGGTGGTGGTGTGCATCACGGAGGGGATTCCGGTGGCGGACATGTTGCGTGTGAAACGGGCGTTGGCGGGGCGTCGGACCCGGCTGATTGGTCCGAACTGTCCGGGGATAGTGACGCCGGGGGACGGCCCGGAATCGCGCGGGGGTTGTCGGATGGGGATTGCGCCGGGGTACATTCACCGGAAGGGTCATGTGGGGGTGGTATCACGGAGCGGCACCCTGACTTATGAAGCGGTTTGGCAACTGACGCAGCGGGGCGTGGGTCAGAGCACGTGCGTGGGCATTGGCGGGGATCCGGTGCCCGGGATGTCGCACTTGGATGTGGTGAAGATGTTCGTGGAGGACCCGGACACGCACGCGATCATCATGATTGGCGAGATTGGCGGGAGCGCGGAGGAAGAGGCCGCGGCCTGGATCAAGGAGCACTGTCGCAAACCGGTGGCGGCGTTCATTGCGGGGGCCACGGCCCCGCCGGGTCGGCGGATGGGTCATGCCGGGGCGATCATCAGCGGCGGCAAAGGAACGGCAGCGGCGAAGATTGAGGCCCTGCGTGCGGCGGGGGTGGCGGTGGCGCCGACGCCGGCGGAGATTGCCGACACGTTGATCCGGCTGTTGTGA